A single genomic interval of Agarivorans aestuarii harbors:
- the urtB gene encoding urea ABC transporter permease subunit UrtB, protein MFADYTSSELTAIFAMQGFAGLILFSVFVLMALGLAIIFGQMGVINMAHGEFMILGAYITYLTSQLFSNYLPGLFDGYFFVAMLLAFIVTAALGALVEWAMIRHLYKRPLDTLLATWGLSLILQQLYRTVFGAREVGVSLPDWLMGSYAITDIIEVPINGIFVMALTIMITIGVYLLMQKSRLGKQTRAVVQNRAMAGAVGINTEKVDRYTFALGCGIAGIAGSAFTMVGSTGPTAGQLYIVDTFLVVVFGGASSLLGTVASAFTISQAQSTMEFFLSGSMAKVLTLLTVVGILMLRPQGLFSLKVRR, encoded by the coding sequence ATGTTTGCCGATTATACCAGCTCAGAGCTAACCGCCATTTTCGCCATGCAGGGATTTGCCGGTCTTATTTTGTTTTCTGTATTTGTTCTTATGGCCCTAGGTCTAGCCATTATATTCGGTCAAATGGGCGTAATTAATATGGCCCATGGCGAGTTTATGATCCTAGGTGCTTACATTACTTACCTTACTTCGCAGCTATTTAGTAATTACCTTCCGGGTCTATTTGATGGCTACTTTTTTGTGGCAATGCTGCTGGCGTTTATTGTCACTGCAGCGCTGGGAGCGTTGGTGGAGTGGGCGATGATTCGCCATTTGTACAAGCGTCCACTAGATACCTTATTAGCGACTTGGGGTTTAAGCCTTATTTTACAGCAGCTCTATCGCACCGTGTTTGGCGCTCGAGAAGTGGGAGTGAGCCTACCTGATTGGCTAATGGGCTCTTATGCGATAACCGACATTATAGAAGTGCCAATTAACGGCATATTTGTGATGGCATTAACCATCATGATTACCATTGGCGTGTACTTGCTAATGCAAAAATCTCGCTTAGGTAAACAAACCCGCGCTGTGGTGCAAAACCGCGCAATGGCTGGTGCCGTAGGGATTAACACCGAAAAAGTTGACCGTTATACCTTTGCTTTAGGTTGCGGCATTGCCGGCATTGCTGGCTCGGCCTTTACCATGGTGGGTTCAACCGGCCCAACCGCTGGGCAGCTCTACATTGTAGACACCTTCTTAGTGGTGGTATTTGGTGGCGCGTCAAGCTTGCTTGGTACCGTTGCATCGGCCTTTACCATCTCACAAGCGCAATCAACCATGGAGTTTTTCCTTAGTGGTTCGATGGCCAAAGTTCTCACCTTATTGACCGTGGTAGGCATTTTAATGCTGCGTCCTCAAGGTCTGTTTTCGCTCAAGGTTCGTCGTTAG
- the urtA gene encoding urea ABC transporter substrate-binding protein, whose translation MHNLKKTGLSNSLRRNLLKGMMALPAAMLVSQLSFAAAPSTAEVNTTGLAVTDDTVKVGILHSVTGTMAISETGSVQAEMLAIEQINAMGGVLGRQIEYIQEDGASDWPTFAEKSKKLLVKDKTAAVFGCWTSASRKAVLPVFEQYNGMLYYPTFYEGLEQSPNVIYTGQEATQQIIAGIDWVTDTKDAKSFFLLGSDYIWPRTSNKIARKHIEKLGLKVVGEEYYPLGHTSFNSVINKIKLKKPDVIYAIVVGGSNVAFYKQLKAAGIDMNKEKPLVLTISVTEDEILGIGGENIQGAYAAMKYFQSLTNQNNEEFVAAFKKRWGDDIVIGDVTQAAYLGPWLWKAAVEKAGSFDIDKVRAASPNLELTTAPEGYVKVHENHHLWSKTRIGHAQADGQYNIVYETADLIEPNPFPKGYQ comes from the coding sequence ATGCACAATCTCAAGAAAACAGGCTTAAGCAATTCGCTACGCCGTAATCTGTTAAAAGGAATGATGGCTTTGCCCGCCGCGATGCTTGTTTCACAACTAAGCTTTGCAGCAGCGCCTAGCACCGCTGAAGTAAATACCACCGGCTTAGCCGTAACCGACGACACGGTGAAGGTAGGTATTCTACACTCGGTAACTGGCACCATGGCGATTAGTGAAACGGGTTCGGTGCAAGCCGAGATGCTAGCCATTGAGCAAATCAACGCAATGGGCGGCGTATTAGGACGCCAAATAGAATACATTCAAGAAGACGGCGCTAGTGACTGGCCAACCTTTGCTGAAAAGTCGAAGAAGCTGCTAGTTAAAGATAAGACTGCGGCAGTATTTGGCTGCTGGACCTCTGCTTCTCGTAAAGCGGTACTGCCAGTGTTTGAGCAATATAACGGCATGCTTTATTACCCAACTTTCTACGAAGGTTTAGAGCAATCACCTAACGTAATTTACACCGGCCAAGAAGCAACTCAGCAAATTATTGCCGGTATTGATTGGGTAACCGATACCAAAGACGCCAAGAGTTTCTTCTTACTGGGTTCTGATTACATTTGGCCACGTACCTCTAACAAAATTGCCCGCAAACACATCGAAAAACTGGGTTTGAAGGTAGTGGGCGAAGAGTACTACCCACTGGGTCATACCTCATTCAACTCGGTTATCAACAAAATCAAACTGAAAAAGCCTGATGTGATTTACGCCATTGTAGTAGGTGGGTCTAACGTTGCCTTCTACAAGCAGCTTAAAGCTGCGGGCATCGATATGAACAAAGAGAAGCCATTGGTACTCACTATTTCGGTAACTGAAGACGAGATCTTGGGCATTGGCGGTGAAAACATCCAAGGCGCTTACGCCGCTATGAAGTACTTCCAAAGCTTAACTAACCAAAACAATGAAGAGTTTGTTGCGGCCTTTAAGAAGCGCTGGGGTGATGACATTGTGATTGGTGACGTAACTCAAGCTGCCTACCTTGGCCCTTGGTTGTGGAAAGCTGCAGTAGAAAAAGCCGGCTCGTTTGATATCGACAAAGTACGTGCTGCCTCGCCAAACCTAGAACTAACCACTGCGCCAGAAGGTTATGTGAAAGTTCACGAAAACCATCACCTATGGTCTAAAACGCGAATTGGTCACGCTCAAGCTGATGGTCAATACAACATCGTTTATGAAACCGCAGACTTAATTGAACCAAACCCATTCCCTAAAGGTTATCAGTAA
- a CDS encoding ATP-binding protein yields the protein MKDQHVFKARRNYNRWVANQTLEDYALRFTSKNARKWSVARVSNTALGAISFLALEAIGGALILNFGFNNSLIAILLVSAIIFFCGLPISYYAARYGVDIDLLTRGAGFGYIGSTITSLIYASFTFIFFAIEAAIMASALELLFNIPLSIGYLISAVVVIPLVTHGITFISRFQLWSQPIWLVLQVAPLIFILWHESSAINNWLQFEGKQESGNSGEFNLHLFGAASGILFSLMAQIGEQVDFLRFMPEAKKKHRACWWVALLSAGPGWIIVGALKILLGSFLVVLAINAGVAEDVAGDPIQMYQVAFSYMSQSPLVALSLAGIFVLVCQLKINVTNAYAGSIAWSNFFSRLTHSHPGRVVWLVFNVIIALLIMELGIYAALEDILGIYSNVAVAWVGALVADLVINKPLGYSPKHIEFKRAHLYDINPVGVGSMVIASVLSIYCYTGNAGDTAQALAPYIGLSTAFVCSPIIAILTKGRYYLAREPSLLQAHQGECTVCQNHFEIEDLASCPAYGGAICSLCCTLDARCHDQCKENARFGQQLSQFVSLVLPKAVSSLMNTRLLNFSGLMALIALLIASLFYLVYSRIPVTEFATKAAVSATLSHVFFLLMIIVGVLVWLFVLANDSRQFALDESQRHTELLSREISAHEVTDQALQQAKETAESANQAKSRYLTGISHELRTPLNSVLGYAQLLEKSPTLAPEHTAKVSLIKRSGEHLADIIEGLLDISRIEAGRIELQRDEVAIGELLDDLVEMFSLQAKSKGITFIYNPSPYLPNWVTADETQLRQILINLLSNAVKFTQQGSVTLDVYYRNQVAEFTITDSGVGISEQDIERIFKPFERVEKRDIPSSPGTGLGLTITQLLTDIMGGNISVSSEIGKGSSFKLSIMLASLNKDQQPQSVQAPVKSIKGPSKTVMVVDDDPNHRNLVSEILSPLGFVVHEANDALCCLSNTYLSAIDLFLLDISMPDMNGWQLLKKLRSNGISVPIIMVSADATEAPYFNAAEEIHEPALHNDYLAKPMRDNALLEKVAKALAIDWNYQNTSTQSASPEPQALNIQLNQSQREQLQEIAEMAQLGFVQGIDRLIKNLEKDSALHTITRALRKELEQYQFASITAYCERL from the coding sequence ATGAAGGACCAGCATGTATTTAAAGCCCGTAGAAACTATAACCGCTGGGTAGCCAACCAAACTTTAGAAGATTATGCGCTAAGGTTTACCTCTAAAAATGCCCGTAAGTGGTCGGTTGCACGGGTCTCTAATACCGCTTTGGGCGCAATATCTTTTTTAGCCCTAGAAGCCATTGGTGGCGCGCTAATCCTTAACTTTGGTTTCAACAATTCGTTAATCGCCATATTGCTGGTATCGGCAATTATATTTTTCTGCGGGCTGCCAATCTCTTACTACGCTGCACGCTATGGCGTCGACATCGACTTGCTCACGCGCGGCGCGGGCTTTGGCTACATTGGCTCTACCATTACCTCTCTCATTTACGCCTCGTTTACCTTTATCTTTTTTGCCATTGAGGCGGCCATTATGGCCTCGGCTTTAGAACTGTTATTTAATATTCCCTTAAGCATTGGCTACTTAATTAGCGCAGTTGTAGTGATCCCCTTAGTGACCCACGGCATCACCTTCATCAGCCGTTTTCAACTGTGGAGCCAACCAATATGGCTGGTACTGCAGGTGGCGCCGCTAATTTTTATTTTGTGGCATGAGTCCAGCGCCATTAACAACTGGTTGCAGTTTGAAGGCAAGCAAGAGAGCGGCAACTCAGGTGAGTTTAACCTGCACTTATTTGGTGCGGCGTCGGGGATCTTATTCTCGTTAATGGCGCAAATTGGTGAGCAAGTAGACTTCTTACGTTTTATGCCCGAGGCCAAGAAAAAACACCGGGCCTGTTGGTGGGTAGCGCTGTTATCGGCAGGCCCCGGATGGATTATTGTTGGTGCACTTAAAATCCTCTTAGGATCGTTTTTAGTGGTACTGGCCATTAATGCTGGAGTGGCCGAGGATGTGGCCGGAGATCCTATTCAAATGTACCAGGTGGCCTTTTCCTATATGTCACAGTCACCGCTCGTGGCACTCTCATTGGCGGGCATTTTTGTCTTGGTTTGCCAGCTTAAAATTAACGTGACTAACGCCTATGCCGGCTCTATTGCATGGTCTAACTTTTTCTCTCGCTTAACCCATAGCCATCCGGGCCGTGTAGTGTGGCTGGTATTTAACGTGATTATTGCCCTGCTCATTATGGAGTTAGGCATCTATGCCGCCTTAGAAGACATACTTGGCATTTACTCGAATGTGGCGGTTGCTTGGGTTGGCGCACTGGTAGCCGATTTAGTCATCAACAAACCCTTAGGTTATAGCCCCAAGCACATTGAATTTAAACGCGCCCACCTCTACGACATTAACCCAGTTGGGGTTGGTTCTATGGTGATTGCCTCTGTTTTAAGTATCTATTGTTATACTGGAAATGCCGGCGACACAGCCCAAGCACTGGCGCCTTACATTGGCTTAAGCACCGCTTTTGTGTGCTCTCCTATCATCGCCATTTTAACCAAAGGTCGCTACTACCTAGCAAGAGAGCCCAGTCTGCTGCAGGCCCACCAAGGAGAATGTACGGTTTGCCAAAATCACTTTGAAATTGAAGACCTTGCCAGCTGCCCAGCCTATGGCGGGGCAATATGCTCGCTATGTTGCACCCTAGATGCGCGCTGCCATGATCAATGCAAAGAAAACGCCCGCTTTGGTCAGCAATTAAGTCAATTTGTTAGCCTGGTGCTTCCTAAAGCCGTGTCATCCTTAATGAATACTCGGCTACTTAATTTCTCTGGCTTAATGGCGCTCATTGCCCTGCTAATTGCTAGCTTATTCTACTTGGTATACTCACGGATCCCGGTTACCGAATTTGCCACCAAAGCCGCAGTGTCGGCAACGCTTAGCCACGTATTTTTCTTATTAATGATTATTGTTGGTGTACTGGTTTGGCTATTTGTATTAGCCAACGACAGCCGCCAATTTGCATTAGATGAATCGCAGCGCCATACCGAGCTACTTAGCCGCGAAATATCTGCCCACGAGGTGACCGACCAAGCCCTGCAGCAAGCCAAAGAAACCGCCGAATCGGCTAACCAAGCCAAAAGTCGATACCTCACAGGCATTAGCCATGAACTTCGCACTCCGCTTAACTCGGTACTGGGCTATGCACAGCTCTTAGAAAAATCGCCTACTTTAGCACCCGAGCACACTGCTAAAGTCTCTCTTATCAAACGCAGCGGCGAACACCTCGCCGACATAATTGAAGGCCTATTAGATATCTCGCGCATCGAGGCAGGCAGGATAGAACTACAACGCGATGAAGTGGCCATTGGTGAATTGCTGGATGACTTAGTAGAGATGTTCAGCCTTCAAGCTAAAAGCAAAGGCATTACATTCATCTATAACCCCAGCCCTTACCTGCCCAACTGGGTAACCGCAGACGAAACTCAATTGCGGCAAATACTCATCAACCTGTTGTCCAACGCGGTTAAATTTACCCAACAAGGCTCAGTAACCTTAGACGTTTATTACCGTAATCAAGTAGCAGAATTCACCATTACCGACAGCGGCGTAGGCATTAGCGAGCAAGATATCGAGCGAATATTCAAACCCTTTGAGCGAGTAGAGAAAAGGGACATACCCAGCTCTCCCGGCACTGGCTTAGGCTTAACCATTACGCAGTTACTTACCGACATAATGGGCGGAAACATTAGTGTAAGCAGCGAGATTGGCAAAGGTAGCAGCTTCAAACTGAGCATCATGCTGGCTAGCTTAAACAAAGATCAGCAGCCGCAATCTGTGCAAGCGCCAGTAAAATCCATTAAAGGCCCTAGCAAAACCGTAATGGTGGTAGACGATGACCCCAATCACCGTAACTTAGTATCAGAAATCCTATCGCCACTGGGCTTTGTGGTTCATGAAGCCAATGATGCTTTATGTTGTTTAAGCAATACCTACTTAAGCGCCATTGACCTGTTTTTGCTCGACATCTCCATGCCCGATATGAATGGCTGGCAACTGCTTAAAAAACTTCGCAGCAATGGCATTAGTGTACCCATCATCATGGTGTCGGCCGATGCCACAGAAGCGCCTTATTTCAATGCCGCTGAAGAAATTCACGAGCCAGCGTTACACAATGACTACCTGGCTAAACCCATGCGCGATAACGCGCTACTGGAAAAAGTCGCCAAAGCCTTAGCCATAGATTGGAACTACCAAAATACCAGTACGCAAAGCGCCTCGCCCGAGCCGCAAGCGCTAAACATTCAACTAAACCAAAGCCAGCGCGAACAGCTGCAAGAAATCGCAGAAATGGCGCAACTAGGCTTTGTACAAGGGATTGATAGGCTAATAAAAAACCTCGAAAAAGACAGCGCATTACACACCATAACTCGCGCCCTAAGAAAGGAATTAGAACAGTATCAATTTGCCAGCATTACCGCTTATTGTGAAAGGTTGTAA
- the urtC gene encoding urea ABC transporter permease subunit UrtC has product MMMLSQLSATAAQNTSKVDWWKYLLLAAIIFIVLPLSLDIFRLNLIGKYLTYAFVAIGLVLCWGCGGILSLGQGVFFGLGGYCMAMFLKLEASSPEATAIQSTPGIPDFMDWNQLTELPWFWQPFDSLAFTLVAVIAVPVLFAFIIGVAMFTRRVGGVYFAIITQAIAAILTILIIGQQGYTGGVNGITDLRTFLGWDIRTESAQYLLYFVNAVLLFACLFIALYIKRCKLGRLLVAMREKEDRVRFSGYNVASFKIFIFCVGAAFAAIGGAMFTLQVGFMSPSFVGIVPSIEMVIFCAVGGRLSLLGAVYGTLLVNLAKTSFSESFPQLWLFAMGALFIGVVLAFPDGLAGLYQSYIQPWFKRLFKPKASKPDVPKQAVQATEPEADSASPSLKESPNAPA; this is encoded by the coding sequence ATGATGATGTTATCTCAACTTAGTGCTACTGCAGCACAAAATACCAGTAAGGTTGATTGGTGGAAGTATCTACTGTTAGCCGCGATTATTTTCATTGTGCTGCCCTTGTCCTTGGATATTTTCCGACTCAACTTAATTGGCAAGTACTTAACCTACGCCTTTGTGGCTATCGGCTTAGTATTGTGCTGGGGGTGTGGCGGTATTTTAAGCCTAGGTCAGGGCGTGTTTTTTGGCTTAGGTGGCTATTGCATGGCGATGTTCTTGAAGCTTGAAGCATCAAGCCCCGAGGCTACCGCGATTCAATCAACGCCAGGCATTCCCGATTTTATGGATTGGAACCAGCTCACCGAGCTTCCGTGGTTTTGGCAGCCCTTTGATAGCTTAGCCTTTACCTTGGTGGCGGTGATTGCGGTGCCGGTATTGTTCGCCTTTATTATCGGTGTTGCGATGTTTACCCGCCGGGTAGGTGGGGTGTACTTCGCCATTATTACCCAAGCTATTGCGGCCATTCTCACCATTTTGATTATTGGCCAGCAAGGTTATACCGGTGGGGTAAACGGCATTACCGATTTACGCACCTTTTTAGGCTGGGATATTCGTACCGAGTCGGCGCAATACCTACTGTATTTTGTTAACGCAGTATTGTTGTTCGCCTGTCTGTTTATCGCTTTATACATTAAGCGCTGTAAGTTAGGGCGTTTGCTGGTGGCGATGCGAGAAAAAGAGGATCGGGTTCGATTTTCTGGTTATAACGTTGCCAGTTTCAAAATATTCATCTTTTGTGTTGGTGCTGCCTTTGCCGCAATTGGTGGGGCGATGTTTACCCTGCAAGTTGGCTTTATGTCGCCATCCTTTGTGGGCATTGTTCCTTCCATCGAAATGGTGATTTTTTGTGCCGTGGGTGGGCGTTTATCTTTGCTTGGTGCGGTATACGGCACCTTGCTGGTAAACCTTGCTAAAACCAGCTTCTCTGAATCTTTCCCTCAATTGTGGTTATTTGCCATGGGCGCGCTATTCATTGGTGTGGTGTTAGCCTTTCCCGATGGTTTAGCCGGTCTCTATCAATCTTACATTCAGCCTTGGTTTAAACGCCTGTTCAAACCTAAAGCCAGCAAACCCGATGTGCCAAAGCAGGCGGTTCAGGCTACAGAGCCTGAGGCAGATAGTGCTTCGCCATCTCTAAAGGAGAGCCCAAATGCCCCAGCCTAA
- the urtD gene encoding urea ABC transporter ATP-binding protein UrtD, with product MPQPNSSKNKDFVLSVEGLTVSFDGFKAVDDLSLYVEEQEIRVIIGPNGAGKTTVLDLICGRTKATNGSIKFKQKELTKLKEHQIVHAGVGRKFQTPSIYEDLSVFENLEISYPRGRNVWGALTFKRDEAVHAKIMEIAEMVFLSDKLNDQADLLSHGQKQWLEIGMLLIQDPELLMLDEPVAGMSVAERKQTAQLLQSITKQRSVLVIEHDMQFVEDIADRVTVLHQGKVLSEGSMQRVKNDPKVVEVYLGH from the coding sequence ATGCCCCAGCCTAATTCATCAAAGAATAAAGATTTTGTACTCAGCGTTGAAGGTTTAACCGTGTCTTTTGATGGCTTTAAGGCCGTTGATGACTTGTCGCTATACGTTGAAGAGCAAGAGATCAGGGTGATTATTGGCCCAAATGGCGCCGGTAAAACCACGGTATTGGATTTGATATGTGGCCGAACTAAAGCCACCAATGGCTCGATCAAGTTCAAACAAAAAGAGCTTACCAAGCTGAAAGAACACCAAATTGTGCATGCAGGTGTAGGGCGTAAATTTCAAACCCCTTCCATTTATGAAGACCTGAGTGTTTTTGAAAATTTGGAAATTTCTTACCCGCGCGGTCGCAATGTGTGGGGAGCCTTGACCTTTAAACGTGATGAAGCGGTGCACGCCAAGATCATGGAAATTGCCGAGATGGTGTTTCTTAGCGACAAACTTAACGACCAAGCCGACTTGCTTAGCCATGGCCAAAAGCAGTGGTTAGAGATAGGCATGCTGCTTATTCAGGACCCAGAGTTGCTGATGTTAGACGAACCGGTGGCGGGAATGTCGGTGGCCGAGCGCAAACAAACCGCCCAGTTGCTGCAAAGCATTACCAAGCAACGCTCGGTATTAGTGATTGAACACGATATGCAGTTTGTGGAAGACATCGCCGACCGAGTGACGGTGTTACACCAAGGAAAGGTGTTGTCTGAGGGCTCGATGCAGCGGGTGAAGAACGACCCTAAAGTGGTCGAAGTTTACCTAGGCCATTAA
- a CDS encoding response regulator, with amino-acid sequence MNATNSKGLILVVDDATESVAMLNTALIEQGYTVLIAMDGQQALNISQRITPDLVLMDALMPNMDGFEACQQLKQNTQLSDIPVIFMTGLSSSESVIKGLESGGVDYINKPVKLDELFARIKVHISNARLTRSAHGALDEIGQASFTANSRGEMIWVSAKASETLASQEDLPATAAEVISPQLKQWLAHTPAKHSMLSLKNLNTALQVRYLGQSSPGEHLLRLVNNDDQSQRDSLRQRFSLTERESEVVLWLARGKTNREIAQILDMSPRTVNKHLEAVFTKLAVENRTSATAVCLAHLNDS; translated from the coding sequence ATGAACGCCACAAACTCAAAGGGACTAATCCTCGTTGTTGACGACGCGACCGAATCGGTAGCCATGCTCAACACCGCCTTAATTGAACAAGGCTACACCGTATTAATTGCCATGGACGGGCAACAAGCTCTAAACATTAGCCAACGCATAACTCCAGACTTAGTACTGATGGACGCTTTAATGCCAAATATGGACGGTTTTGAAGCCTGCCAGCAACTTAAACAAAATACTCAACTTAGCGATATTCCAGTGATTTTTATGACTGGATTAAGCAGCAGTGAGTCGGTAATTAAGGGGTTAGAATCTGGCGGAGTAGACTACATCAACAAACCAGTAAAACTTGATGAGCTGTTTGCCCGCATAAAAGTACATATCAGCAATGCTCGCCTCACCCGCAGTGCCCATGGCGCCCTAGATGAAATAGGCCAAGCTAGCTTTACCGCCAATAGCCGAGGCGAAATGATTTGGGTAAGCGCCAAAGCAAGCGAAACACTGGCATCGCAGGAGGATTTACCTGCCACAGCAGCAGAAGTGATTAGCCCGCAACTTAAGCAGTGGCTAGCCCATACCCCAGCTAAACACAGCATGCTGTCGCTTAAAAACCTCAACACAGCGCTGCAAGTCCGCTACTTGGGGCAATCGTCACCGGGTGAGCACTTACTTCGTTTGGTAAACAACGACGACCAGAGCCAGCGCGACTCCTTGCGCCAACGCTTCAGCTTAACCGAACGCGAATCAGAAGTGGTGCTGTGGCTAGCACGGGGGAAAACCAATCGAGAAATCGCGCAAATTTTAGACATGAGCCCACGTACCGTAAATAAACATCTTGAAGCGGTATTTACCAAACTAGCAGTGGAAAACAGAACCAGTGCAACAGCCGTTTGTTTGGCCCACTTAAACGATAGCTAA
- the urtE gene encoding urea ABC transporter ATP-binding subunit UrtE, which produces MLELSDYHVAYGQSEVISGMNFSLKENEIVAILGRNGMGKTTLMKSLIGMIPSKSGEANLDGEPLAEKKSHQRVASGLGFVPQGRMIFSTMTVQENIETGLTSTGENKVPDDLYSIFPVLWEMRHRRGGNLSGGQQQQLAIARALASNPSVLLLDEPTEGIQPSIIKDMAKTLKQIRDQRGLSIVVSEQVLSFALDVADRILVIEKGQIVHDVQRDDVDEQQVAAYLSV; this is translated from the coding sequence ATGTTAGAACTAAGCGATTACCACGTGGCCTATGGCCAGAGCGAAGTAATAAGTGGCATGAATTTTAGCCTCAAAGAAAATGAGATTGTGGCGATTCTTGGCCGTAATGGCATGGGCAAAACCACTTTAATGAAATCGCTGATTGGCATGATTCCGAGCAAAAGTGGTGAAGCCAATTTAGATGGAGAGCCCTTAGCAGAGAAAAAGAGCCATCAGCGGGTGGCTTCTGGTTTGGGCTTTGTGCCGCAGGGCCGGATGATTTTCTCGACTATGACGGTGCAAGAAAACATTGAAACCGGCTTAACCAGCACTGGCGAAAACAAAGTACCCGATGACTTATACAGCATTTTCCCAGTGTTATGGGAAATGCGCCACCGCAGAGGCGGCAACCTTTCTGGCGGACAGCAACAACAGCTAGCCATTGCTCGTGCTTTGGCAAGCAACCCTAGCGTACTGCTACTGGATGAGCCCACTGAAGGTATTCAACCTTCAATTATTAAAGATATGGCAAAAACCCTAAAACAAATTCGCGACCAGCGCGGTTTGTCGATAGTGGTGTCGGAACAGGTATTGAGCTTCGCCCTTGATGTGGCGGACCGAATACTGGTGATTGAAAAAGGACAAATCGTGCATGACGTACAGCGCGATGACGTTGATGAACAGCAAGTGGCCGCGTACTTGTCGGTATAG